The proteins below come from a single Mycolicibacterium sp. TY81 genomic window:
- the pdxH gene encoding pyridoxamine 5'-phosphate oxidase, which translates to MVSDHSDHLARMRVEYGSTEKDGSVDLDVDWLSRGWLALFRDWMAEAVQAGVSEPNAMVLGTVDAQGHPVTRSVLCKSIEETGVSFYTNYDSDKGEQLAAVPYASATFPWYRLGRQIHIRGAVTRVDAEHTAEYWSKRPRGSQLGAWASHQSKSIASRAALLEQLRDVTERFADVPEVPVPPNWGGYLIAPEVIEFWQGRENRVHNRIRITGDRIERLQP; encoded by the coding sequence ATGGTGTCCGACCACAGTGATCATCTCGCCCGGATGCGGGTCGAATACGGCTCGACGGAGAAGGACGGCAGCGTCGACCTCGACGTCGACTGGCTGAGCCGGGGCTGGCTGGCGCTGTTCCGCGACTGGATGGCCGAGGCCGTGCAGGCCGGCGTCTCCGAACCCAACGCCATGGTGCTGGGCACCGTCGATGCGCAGGGCCATCCCGTCACGCGCTCGGTGCTGTGCAAATCGATCGAAGAGACGGGCGTCTCCTTCTACACCAACTACGACTCCGACAAGGGCGAGCAGCTGGCGGCGGTGCCCTACGCGTCGGCGACGTTCCCCTGGTACCGGCTGGGCCGTCAGATCCATATCCGCGGCGCGGTGACCAGGGTCGACGCCGAGCACACTGCCGAGTACTGGTCGAAGCGGCCGCGGGGTTCGCAGCTGGGGGCATGGGCGTCACACCAGTCAAAATCGATTGCCTCGCGGGCGGCGCTGCTGGAACAGTTGCGTGACGTGACCGAGCGATTCGCCGACGTGCCGGAGGTACCGGTGCCGCCGAACTGGGGCGGCTACCTCATCGCCCCCGAAGTGATCGAGTTCTGGCAGGGCCGAGAGAACCGGGTGCACAACAGGATTCGCATCACGGGCGACCGCATCGAACGGCTCCAACCGTGA
- a CDS encoding MFS transporter, giving the protein MKGLIADTTPLRNPDYRRLWGSSVVTVIGANLTIFAVPVQLYALTQNSAYVGLAGVFSVVPLIVFGLWGGAWADAMDRRRLLIIASCGLAVASVLLWVQAAAGLNNVWLVLCLLSVQQAFYAINSPTRSAAIPRMLPAEQLPAANSLNMTVFQAGAIIGPLLAGVLLRWVDLSTLYFIDALTTIAPIWATFRLTPMPPEHSPDDDTSRWGFAAVLDGFRYLSGNRVVLMSFVVDLIAMILGMPRALFPQMAHENFGGPVAGGTAMALLSAAMAVGAVAGGVFSGWLPRVRKQGLAVVVSIVVWGAAMAGFGLAVGHATGRPDGFLWIALVLLAVGGAADMVSAVFRSTILQEAASDELRGRLQGVFTVVVAGGPRIADAVHGAAAAVVGTTVAAAGGGVLVVVGVVVSVLVVPAFVRYQVARK; this is encoded by the coding sequence ATGAAAGGCCTCATCGCCGACACCACACCGCTGCGCAACCCCGACTACCGCCGCCTGTGGGGGTCCAGCGTCGTCACGGTGATCGGGGCCAACCTGACGATCTTCGCGGTGCCGGTGCAGCTGTACGCGCTTACGCAGAACTCGGCCTACGTCGGGCTGGCAGGTGTGTTCAGCGTGGTGCCGCTCATCGTGTTCGGCCTCTGGGGCGGCGCCTGGGCCGACGCGATGGACCGCCGGCGGCTGCTGATCATCGCGTCCTGCGGGCTGGCGGTCGCGTCGGTGCTGTTGTGGGTGCAGGCCGCGGCCGGGCTCAACAATGTCTGGCTGGTGCTGTGCCTGCTGTCGGTGCAGCAGGCGTTCTACGCGATCAACTCACCCACGCGTTCGGCTGCGATCCCCCGGATGCTGCCGGCCGAGCAACTGCCCGCCGCCAACTCGCTCAACATGACGGTGTTCCAGGCAGGCGCGATCATCGGCCCACTGCTCGCCGGTGTGCTGCTGCGGTGGGTCGACCTGTCGACGCTGTATTTCATCGACGCCCTCACCACGATCGCGCCGATCTGGGCCACGTTCCGGCTCACGCCGATGCCACCCGAGCACTCGCCCGACGACGACACCTCACGCTGGGGCTTCGCGGCCGTGCTGGACGGTTTTCGCTATCTGTCGGGTAACCGCGTCGTCCTCATGTCCTTTGTGGTCGACCTCATCGCGATGATCCTCGGCATGCCGCGGGCGCTGTTCCCGCAGATGGCCCACGAGAACTTCGGCGGGCCGGTCGCGGGCGGCACGGCGATGGCGTTGCTGTCGGCGGCCATGGCGGTCGGCGCGGTGGCCGGCGGGGTGTTCTCGGGGTGGCTGCCCCGGGTCCGCAAGCAGGGTCTGGCGGTGGTGGTCTCGATCGTGGTGTGGGGCGCCGCCATGGCCGGTTTCGGGCTCGCTGTCGGCCACGCCACCGGCCGGCCCGACGGGTTCCTCTGGATCGCGCTGGTGCTGTTGGCCGTCGGCGGCGCCGCGGACATGGTCTCGGCGGTATTCCGCAGCACGATCCTGCAGGAAGCCGCGTCCGACGAACTGCGTGGCCGTTTGCAGGGCGTGTTCACCGTGGTGGTCGCAGGCGGGCCGCGGATTGCTGACGCGGTGCACGGCGCGGCGGCCGCGGTGGTGGGGACGACGGTGGCCGCAGCCGGCGGCGGTGTCCTGGTGGTGGTCGGCGTCGTCGTCTCGGTTCTGGTGGTACCGGCGTTCGTGCGCTATCAGGTGGCTCGCAAATGA
- a CDS encoding citrate synthase produces MADTSSSDDVANLRYPGGEVDLKIVRATEGSDGIELGSLLAKTGYTTYDGGFVNTSATKSAITYIDGDAGILRYRGYPIEQLAEKSNFIEVSYLLIYGELPTAAELEAFTTKIQRHTLLHEDLKRFFDGFPRNAHPMPVLSSAANALSAYYQDSLDPKDPEQVELSTIRLLAKLPTIAAYAYKKSVGQPFLYPDNSLNLVENFLRMTFGLPAEPYQVDPELVRALDMLFILHADHEQNCSTSTVRLVGSSQANLFTSISGGINALWGPLHGGANQAVLEMLEKIRTEHSDVRDFVKKVKNREDGVKLMGFGHRVYKNYDPRARIVKEQADKILGKLGGDDELLDIAKSLEEIALTDDFFVERKLYPNVDYYTGVIYRAMGFPTRMFTVLFALGRLPGWIAHWREMSADPSTKIGRPRQIYTGYTERDYPNH; encoded by the coding sequence GTGGCCGACACCTCCAGCTCTGACGACGTAGCCAACCTCCGGTATCCCGGGGGCGAGGTCGATCTCAAGATCGTGCGCGCCACCGAGGGATCGGACGGCATCGAGCTCGGCTCGCTGCTGGCCAAGACCGGCTACACCACGTACGACGGTGGTTTCGTCAATACCTCGGCCACCAAGAGCGCCATCACCTACATCGACGGTGATGCCGGCATCCTGCGCTACCGCGGGTACCCGATCGAGCAGCTCGCCGAGAAGTCGAACTTCATCGAGGTCAGCTACCTGCTGATCTACGGTGAGCTGCCGACGGCCGCCGAACTCGAGGCGTTCACCACCAAGATTCAGCGGCACACCCTGCTGCACGAGGACCTCAAGCGGTTCTTCGACGGCTTCCCGCGCAACGCGCACCCGATGCCGGTGCTGTCGTCGGCGGCCAACGCGTTGAGCGCCTACTACCAGGACTCGCTCGACCCGAAGGATCCCGAGCAGGTCGAGCTGTCGACCATCCGCCTGCTGGCCAAGCTGCCGACCATCGCGGCCTACGCCTACAAGAAGTCGGTCGGGCAGCCGTTCCTGTACCCGGACAACTCGCTGAACCTGGTCGAGAACTTCCTGCGCATGACGTTCGGCCTGCCGGCCGAGCCGTACCAGGTGGACCCGGAGCTGGTCCGCGCCCTGGACATGCTGTTCATCCTGCACGCCGACCACGAGCAGAACTGCTCGACGTCGACGGTGCGTCTGGTCGGCTCGTCGCAGGCCAACCTGTTCACCTCGATCTCCGGTGGCATCAACGCGCTGTGGGGCCCGCTGCACGGCGGCGCCAACCAGGCCGTGCTGGAGATGTTGGAGAAGATCCGCACCGAGCACAGCGACGTCCGCGACTTCGTCAAGAAGGTCAAGAACCGCGAGGACGGCGTGAAGCTCATGGGCTTCGGCCACCGGGTCTACAAGAACTACGACCCGCGGGCGCGCATCGTCAAGGAGCAGGCCGACAAGATCCTCGGCAAGCTCGGCGGCGACGACGAGCTGCTGGACATCGCCAAGTCGCTCGAGGAGATCGCCCTCACCGACGACTTCTTCGTCGAGCGCAAGTTGTACCCGAACGTCGACTACTACACCGGCGTGATCTACCGGGCCATGGGCTTCCCGACCCGTATGTTCACCGTGCTGTTCGCGCTCGGCCGCCTGCCGGGCTGGATCGCGCACTGGCGGGAGATGAGCGCCGACCCGAGCACCAAGATCGGCCGCCCGCGCCAGATCTACACCGGCTACACCGAGCGGGACTACCCCAACCACTGA
- a CDS encoding MFS transporter, which yields MNTTIDALDSRRKTIILISCCLSLLIVSMDSTIVNVAIPSIRRDLGASAAQMQWVVDVYTLVLASLLMLSGAAGDRFGRRRVFQIGLTIFACGSLLCSLAPTADALIAARLVQGIGGSMLNPVALSIISQVFTDRVERARALGFWGAVVGISMALGPTVGGLLIHAVGWRSVFWINLPICLAAIVLTAIFVPESKSGTMRDVDPVGQGLAVLFLFGLVFTLIEGPGMGWSHPRTVAIAVMAAVALVAFLRYERRRRDPFIDLRFFRSIPFAGATVTAVMALTAWGAFLFMMSFYLQNERHYSAMHTGIIYLPIAIGALVFSPLSGRIVGRYGARPSLMAAGVLMASAALMLTTLTATTPMWRVVVIFAVYGIGFAMMNAPVTNAAVSGMPVDRAGAAAAVTSTSRQVGVSIGVALCGSIAGSALAGSGVDFAAQARPLWWMCVGVGVAVTVLGFVSTSPRALRSAERLAPLIEGPREPEPAGVH from the coding sequence GTGAATACAACTATCGACGCGCTCGACTCGCGGCGCAAGACGATCATCCTGATCTCCTGCTGCCTGAGTCTGCTGATCGTGTCGATGGACTCCACCATCGTGAACGTCGCCATCCCCTCGATCCGCCGCGACCTCGGCGCGAGCGCCGCCCAGATGCAGTGGGTCGTCGACGTCTACACGCTGGTACTGGCCTCGCTGCTGATGCTCTCGGGCGCCGCCGGTGACCGGTTCGGCCGTCGGCGGGTGTTCCAGATCGGCCTGACGATCTTCGCGTGCGGGTCCCTGCTGTGCAGCCTCGCGCCGACCGCGGACGCGTTGATCGCTGCCCGCCTGGTTCAGGGCATCGGCGGCTCGATGCTCAATCCTGTTGCCCTGTCGATCATTTCGCAGGTCTTCACCGACCGGGTTGAGCGGGCGCGGGCGCTCGGTTTCTGGGGTGCTGTCGTCGGTATCTCGATGGCGCTGGGCCCGACCGTCGGTGGCCTGCTGATCCACGCCGTCGGCTGGCGGTCCGTGTTCTGGATCAACCTGCCGATCTGTCTGGCCGCCATCGTGCTGACCGCGATCTTCGTCCCGGAGAGCAAGTCGGGCACCATGCGCGACGTCGACCCGGTCGGCCAGGGACTGGCGGTGCTGTTCCTTTTCGGTCTGGTCTTCACCCTCATCGAGGGGCCGGGCATGGGCTGGAGCCACCCGCGCACCGTGGCCATCGCGGTCATGGCGGCGGTCGCCCTCGTCGCGTTCCTGCGCTACGAGCGCCGGCGTCGCGACCCGTTCATCGATCTGCGCTTCTTCCGCAGCATCCCCTTCGCCGGCGCGACCGTCACAGCCGTGATGGCGCTGACCGCCTGGGGCGCCTTCCTGTTCATGATGTCGTTCTACCTGCAGAATGAGCGGCACTACTCGGCGATGCACACCGGCATCATCTATTTGCCCATTGCCATTGGTGCCCTTGTCTTTTCACCGTTGTCCGGACGAATCGTCGGGCGCTACGGCGCCCGGCCGTCACTGATGGCCGCCGGCGTGTTGATGGCGTCCGCGGCACTGATGCTGACGACGCTGACTGCGACGACGCCGATGTGGCGGGTAGTCGTCATATTCGCGGTGTACGGCATAGGGTTCGCGATGATGAATGCGCCAGTGACCAACGCCGCCGTGAGCGGCATGCCGGTGGACCGTGCCGGCGCCGCGGCGGCTGTGACCTCCACCAGCCGGCAGGTCGGCGTGAGTATCGGTGTGGCACTGTGCGGTTCGATCGCCGGTTCGGCACTGGCCGGCAGTGGCGTCGACTTCGCCGCGCAGGCCCGGCCGCTGTGGTGGATGTGTGTCGGGGTGGGTGTGGCGGTCACCGTGCTCGGATTCGTCTCGACCTCGCCACGGGCGCTGCGCTCCGCGGAGCGGCTGGCGCCACTGATCGAGGGGCCGCGCGAGCCGGAGCCGGCCGGTGTCCACTGA
- a CDS encoding MarR family winged helix-turn-helix transcriptional regulator codes for MSTDPLADEVWQTMAAVVVENRDSWKRAVVEQTGLPFSRARILRRLDAKAMTAKEIAAATGMDAPATTVAINDLEERGLVVRQPDPENRRCKLVSLTDAGGAVLRGIGQLDDPAPPVFATLDADELATLRDLLSRLRRH; via the coding sequence GTGTCCACTGATCCGCTGGCCGACGAGGTCTGGCAGACCATGGCCGCCGTCGTGGTCGAGAACCGCGACAGCTGGAAGCGCGCGGTGGTCGAGCAGACGGGGTTGCCCTTCAGCCGTGCCCGGATTCTGCGCCGGCTCGATGCCAAGGCCATGACGGCCAAAGAGATCGCCGCCGCGACCGGCATGGACGCGCCGGCCACCACCGTCGCGATCAACGATCTGGAAGAGCGTGGATTGGTTGTGCGCCAACCAGATCCCGAGAATCGGCGTTGCAAACTGGTGTCCCTGACGGACGCCGGTGGCGCAGTGCTGCGTGGCATCGGCCAGCTCGACGACCCGGCCCCGCCCGTGTTTGCCACGTTGGACGCCGACGAGCTCGCCACGCTCCGTGACCTGTTGAGCCGGCTGCGCCGCCACTAG
- a CDS encoding FKBP-type peptidyl-prolyl cis-trans isomerase produces the protein MANTKPEIEFPDGPAPDSLVIEDVIVGDGAEAVPGGNVTVHYVGVEYDTGEEFDSSWNRGETIEFPLRGLIQGWQDGIPGMRVGGRRKLTIPPAQAYGPAGGGHRLSGKTLIFVIDLVGVR, from the coding sequence GTGGCTAACACCAAACCTGAGATCGAATTTCCGGACGGCCCGGCACCTGACTCGCTGGTGATCGAGGACGTCATCGTCGGCGACGGTGCCGAGGCGGTGCCGGGCGGCAACGTCACGGTCCACTACGTCGGCGTCGAGTACGACACCGGTGAGGAGTTCGACAGCTCCTGGAATCGCGGCGAGACCATCGAATTCCCCCTGCGCGGCCTGATCCAGGGCTGGCAGGACGGCATCCCCGGGATGCGTGTGGGCGGCCGGCGCAAGCTGACCATCCCGCCCGCACAGGCCTACGGCCCCGCCGGTGGCGGGCATCGCCTGTCCGGCAAGACGCTGATCTTCGTCATCGACCTCGTCGGCGTCCGCTGA
- a CDS encoding OmpA family protein: MPDTADVIEPSGSGGRLGMRGRVAVVAVAVAVVAALGWVVVGTSDEHRAPSSIAASAVPTQAQPELTSAPFALTRDGNTVTLTGSLANTRSKSELAAAVKAQWLNATLNDKTTVVDGAGTPDMAAIGNVFSAADAIADFGLAIDGATVTLMGTAPNLDVAGEVQSAAALSFPGAKLANNIQIPAPGGPVAPPVPEPSSAPAPAPAPAGGPCAKVQADVTELLRTPISFVTGGSQMTGESRRLLVQIADKIKGCPNGAVTVIGYTDNQGSDAVNLKLSDTRAKAVAAALVSNGVQAAKMTARGAGAANPIADNNTEEGRAKNRRVEITVG, translated from the coding sequence ATGCCGGACACAGCTGACGTCATCGAGCCGTCCGGCAGCGGCGGTCGGCTCGGCATGCGCGGCAGGGTCGCCGTCGTGGCTGTCGCGGTGGCTGTCGTGGCAGCCCTCGGCTGGGTGGTGGTCGGCACCTCGGACGAGCACCGGGCCCCGAGCTCCATTGCGGCCTCGGCGGTGCCGACACAGGCACAGCCCGAGCTGACCTCCGCGCCATTCGCGCTGACCCGCGACGGCAACACCGTCACCCTGACGGGCAGCCTGGCCAACACCCGGTCGAAGTCCGAACTGGCCGCCGCCGTCAAGGCGCAGTGGCTGAATGCCACCCTCAACGACAAGACGACCGTCGTCGACGGTGCCGGCACTCCGGACATGGCGGCCATCGGCAACGTGTTCTCGGCGGCCGATGCCATCGCGGATTTCGGGCTGGCCATCGATGGCGCCACCGTCACGCTGATGGGCACGGCGCCCAACCTCGACGTGGCCGGCGAGGTGCAGAGCGCCGCGGCCCTGTCGTTCCCGGGTGCGAAGCTGGCCAACAACATTCAGATTCCGGCGCCCGGTGGTCCCGTCGCGCCGCCCGTGCCGGAACCCTCGTCGGCTCCGGCTCCGGCTCCGGCTCCCGCGGGTGGTCCCTGCGCGAAGGTGCAGGCCGACGTCACGGAGCTGCTGCGGACCCCGATCAGTTTCGTCACCGGTGGCTCGCAGATGACGGGGGAGTCCCGGCGGCTGCTGGTGCAGATCGCCGACAAGATCAAGGGCTGCCCGAATGGTGCGGTCACCGTGATCGGCTACACCGACAACCAGGGCAGCGATGCCGTCAACCTCAAGCTGAGCGATACCCGCGCCAAAGCCGTTGCTGCCGCGCTGGTTTCGAACGGTGTGCAAGCGGCGAAGATGACGGCCCGCGGTGCCGGCGCGGCCAACCCGATCGCCGACAACAACACCGAGGAAGGCCGGGCGAAGAACCGCCGGGTCGAGATCACCGTCGGCTGA
- a CDS encoding HAMP domain-containing sensor histidine kinase — protein sequence MNILARVFRRTPSLQSRVAFATGIAAAIVVGIVGTIVWIGITNDRKERLDRRLDEAAGFAIPFLPRGLDEIPRPPHDENVVITARRSGQVSSNSNVVLPELPVGYADTDVNGVRYRVRTVQIHMPDPMLVAVGATYDATIIDTNNLHRRVIALCAFAIGAAAVAGWALAAFAVRPLKRLAQQTRDIDPEGQDGQAPHIDVRGATEAVEIADAVKGLVDRVWEEKGRTKAALASARDFAAVSAHELRTPLTAMRTNVEILSTLDLPDEQRKEVLSDVVRTQSRIETTLWALERLAQGELSTVDDHVPVDITELLDRAAHDAMRVYPDLEVSLVPAPTIIIVGLPAGLRLSVDNAIANAVKHGGASKVQLSAVSSRAGVEIAVDDDGCGVPEDERLKVFGRFNRGSTASHSGSGLGLALVAQQAELHGGTATLETSPLGGTRLLLRLPGHR from the coding sequence GTGAACATCCTGGCGCGCGTCTTCCGTCGCACCCCGTCGCTGCAGTCGCGCGTCGCGTTCGCCACCGGTATCGCCGCGGCCATCGTGGTCGGCATCGTCGGCACCATCGTGTGGATCGGCATCACCAACGACCGCAAGGAACGTCTCGACCGCCGCCTCGACGAGGCCGCCGGCTTCGCGATCCCGTTCCTGCCGCGCGGACTGGACGAGATTCCGCGGCCACCACACGACGAGAACGTCGTCATCACCGCCCGCCGCAGCGGCCAGGTCAGCTCGAACTCGAACGTCGTCCTGCCCGAGCTACCCGTCGGCTACGCCGACACCGACGTCAACGGCGTCCGCTACCGGGTGCGCACGGTGCAGATCCACATGCCGGACCCGATGCTGGTGGCGGTCGGCGCCACGTACGACGCGACGATCATCGACACCAACAACCTGCATCGCCGAGTGATCGCGTTGTGCGCGTTCGCCATTGGCGCGGCCGCCGTCGCGGGCTGGGCGCTGGCCGCGTTCGCGGTGCGTCCGCTCAAACGGCTGGCGCAGCAGACGCGCGATATCGACCCCGAAGGCCAGGACGGGCAGGCCCCGCACATCGACGTCCGCGGCGCCACCGAGGCCGTCGAAATCGCCGACGCGGTCAAAGGTCTGGTGGACCGCGTGTGGGAAGAGAAGGGCCGGACGAAGGCCGCGCTGGCGTCGGCGCGTGACTTCGCCGCGGTGTCGGCGCACGAGCTGCGCACGCCGCTGACCGCGATGCGCACCAACGTCGAAATCCTGAGCACGCTCGACCTTCCCGATGAGCAGCGCAAGGAAGTGCTGAGCGACGTCGTGCGCACCCAGTCGCGCATCGAGACCACGCTATGGGCACTGGAGCGCCTGGCACAGGGCGAGCTGTCCACCGTCGATGACCATGTGCCCGTGGACATCACCGAACTCCTGGATCGCGCCGCGCACGACGCCATGCGCGTGTACCCGGACCTGGAGGTGTCACTGGTACCGGCGCCGACCATCATCATCGTCGGACTGCCTGCCGGGCTGCGGCTCTCGGTCGACAACGCGATCGCCAACGCCGTCAAGCACGGCGGTGCGTCGAAAGTTCAGCTGTCAGCGGTCAGTTCGCGCGCCGGGGTCGAGATCGCCGTCGACGACGACGGCTGCGGCGTACCCGAAGACGAACGCCTGAAGGTCTTCGGCCGATTCAACCGGGGCTCCACCGCGTCGCACTCAGGCTCCGGGCTGGGCCTGGCACTGGTGGCCCAGCAAGCCGAATTGCACGGCGGCACCGCGACATTGGAGACCAGCCCCCTCGGCGGGACGCGGTTGCTGCTGCGTCTGCCCGGGCACCGCTGA
- a CDS encoding response regulator transcription factor encodes MDSGSASPRLLVVDDDPDVLASLERGLRLSGFEVSTAVDGAEALRSATEFRPDAIILDINMPVLDGVSVVTALRAMDNDVPVCVLSARSSVDDRVAGLEAGADDYLVKPFVLAELVARVKALLRRRGATATFSSETISVGPLEVDIPGRRARVNGADVDLTKREFDLLAVLAEHKTAVLSRAQLLELVWGYDFAADTNVVDVFIGYLRRKLEANGAPRLLHTVRGVGFVLRQQ; translated from the coding sequence ATGGATAGCGGAAGCGCCTCCCCCCGCCTGCTCGTAGTCGACGACGACCCGGACGTGCTGGCCTCACTGGAGCGTGGCCTGCGGCTGTCCGGCTTCGAGGTCTCCACCGCCGTCGACGGCGCCGAAGCCCTGCGCAGCGCCACCGAATTCCGGCCGGACGCCATCATTCTGGACATCAACATGCCGGTGCTCGACGGCGTCAGCGTCGTCACCGCGCTACGCGCCATGGACAACGACGTGCCGGTGTGTGTGCTCTCGGCCCGCAGCTCGGTCGACGACCGGGTGGCGGGGCTGGAAGCCGGCGCCGACGACTACCTGGTCAAGCCATTCGTGCTGGCCGAGCTGGTGGCGCGCGTCAAGGCGCTGTTGCGCCGCCGCGGCGCGACGGCGACGTTCTCGTCGGAGACCATCTCCGTCGGGCCGCTCGAAGTCGACATCCCGGGCCGGCGGGCCCGCGTCAACGGCGCCGACGTCGACCTCACCAAGCGCGAGTTCGACCTGCTGGCCGTGCTCGCCGAGCACAAGACCGCCGTGCTGTCCCGCGCCCAGCTGCTCGAGCTGGTGTGGGGCTACGACTTCGCCGCCGACACCAACGTCGTCGACGTGTTCATCGGCTACCTGCGCCGCAAGCTGGAGGCCAACGGTGCGCCGCGACTGTTGCACACGGTCCGCGGTGTGGGGTTCGTACTCAGGCAGCAGTAG
- a CDS encoding phosphatidylserine/phosphatidylglycerophosphate/cardiolipin synthase family protein, with the protein MGPVSPRVIVQPDDGVQPVRDFLASAQKSLLIKQFTFTEPSLVAAVIERHQAGVAVRVMLNPARSGGDRANDETFEQFSAAGVNVQWSNPTFYVTHEKSIVVDETAALVATFNLCEKYFTLTRDYGVITTDAEHVAQIVEVFDADWSHTDWEPSQYHGLLWSNSNSRYHMAKFIDTAEHRLRIQHPKYVDAVILDHIAAAVGRGVNVHVLCGGKHGISDWDILDTFASLRTLRRFGAKVRKQKNLRVHAKLVIVDDHEALVGSMNIDRSAFDLRRELGVMVKDSDAVAQLSQVFDADWETSHHYEPPDPLDSSQHHEDDFPHDPELVHE; encoded by the coding sequence ATGGGGCCTGTGTCGCCGCGAGTCATCGTCCAACCCGATGATGGCGTGCAGCCGGTGCGGGATTTCCTCGCATCGGCGCAGAAGTCGTTGCTCATCAAGCAATTCACGTTCACCGAGCCGTCCCTCGTGGCGGCGGTGATCGAGCGGCATCAGGCGGGTGTCGCGGTGCGCGTCATGCTGAACCCGGCCCGCTCGGGCGGGGACCGCGCCAATGACGAGACGTTCGAACAATTCTCGGCTGCCGGTGTCAACGTCCAGTGGTCCAATCCGACGTTCTACGTGACGCACGAGAAGTCGATCGTGGTCGACGAGACGGCGGCGCTCGTGGCCACGTTCAACCTGTGCGAGAAGTACTTCACCCTCACCCGTGACTACGGCGTCATCACCACCGACGCGGAGCACGTCGCGCAGATCGTCGAGGTCTTCGACGCCGACTGGTCCCACACCGATTGGGAGCCGTCGCAGTACCACGGGCTGTTGTGGAGCAACTCGAATTCGCGCTACCACATGGCGAAATTCATCGATACCGCCGAACACCGGCTGCGCATCCAGCATCCCAAGTACGTCGACGCTGTCATCCTCGACCACATCGCGGCGGCGGTGGGCCGGGGCGTGAACGTCCATGTGCTGTGCGGTGGCAAGCACGGCATCAGCGACTGGGACATCCTCGACACGTTCGCCTCGCTGCGGACCCTGCGCCGGTTCGGCGCGAAGGTGCGCAAGCAGAAGAACCTACGGGTGCACGCCAAGTTGGTCATCGTCGACGATCATGAGGCCCTCGTGGGCTCGATGAACATCGACCGCAGCGCCTTCGACCTGCGCCGCGAGCTGGGCGTGATGGTCAAGGACTCCGACGCCGTGGCGCAGCTGTCGCAGGTGTTCGACGCCGACTGGGAGACCTCGCACCACTACGAGCCGCCGGATCCGCTGGACTCGTCGCAGCATCACGAAGACGACTTCCCGCATGACCCCGAGCTGGTCCATGAGTGA
- a CDS encoding chromate transporter has protein sequence MSEQVDSTAQRVSLFELVLTFNHIALASFGGGLSAWSREVLVVEKGWLGDAEFLSATTMCRILPGANQVNMAVFAGTKMRGFPGAAAAVFGLCAMPLVIVLVLSFAYFRFKEVPAVKGVLHGASAAAVALTLTMVLKTGQKCLTGVVPVLLFAGAFVLNGVLRFPLLGTLAILAPLSLIWAWPRERAAAST, from the coding sequence ATGAGTGAGCAGGTCGACTCGACGGCCCAACGGGTTTCGTTGTTCGAGTTGGTCCTGACGTTCAATCACATCGCGCTGGCGTCGTTCGGCGGCGGGCTGTCGGCCTGGTCGCGTGAGGTCCTGGTCGTGGAGAAGGGCTGGCTCGGGGACGCCGAGTTCCTCTCGGCCACAACGATGTGCCGCATCCTGCCCGGCGCCAACCAGGTCAACATGGCGGTGTTCGCCGGCACCAAGATGCGTGGCTTCCCCGGCGCCGCCGCCGCGGTATTCGGCTTGTGCGCCATGCCTCTGGTCATCGTGCTGGTGCTGTCGTTCGCCTACTTCCGGTTCAAGGAAGTGCCCGCGGTCAAGGGTGTGTTGCACGGCGCGTCGGCGGCCGCGGTGGCCCTGACGCTGACGATGGTGCTCAAGACGGGCCAGAAGTGCCTGACGGGCGTCGTGCCGGTGCTGCTGTTCGCCGGCGCCTTCGTGCTGAACGGCGTGCTGCGGTTCCCGCTGCTGGGGACGCTCGCGATTCTGGCCCCGCTCAGTCTGATCTGGGCGTGGCCGCGGGAGCGCGCCGCGGCGTCGACATGA